A part of candidate division Zixibacteria bacterium HGW-Zixibacteria-1 genomic DNA contains:
- a CDS encoding GDP-mannose 4,6 dehydratase gives MIWKDFVKRKNKALITGIAGFAGSYLAELMLENGYDVYGCLAPGEKKDNIRHLSGRVKLDRFDILRADKVGRFVSSVAPDYIFHLAAVSSVGQSFTRERLTYDVNFMGTLNVFEAALKLGSKLKKVVFTSSADVYGRFSPVNKTLKETQAINPNSPYGISKAAAEYLARYYAGHHNLPVVISRSFNHTGPRHSETFVVPSFCRQIAAIEQGAARPVMLVGDLSAKRDLSDIRDIVNGYLLMAVKGVPGEIYQLCSGRTVSIKTVLDKLLKMAEVRIKVEVDKSRLRKSDIPVLKGDNAKARKNLGWTIRYKLEDTLEDALQYWRQQLSAKPFQS, from the coding sequence CTGATCTGGAAAGACTTCGTGAAAAGAAAAAATAAAGCGCTTATTACCGGTATTGCCGGTTTCGCCGGCTCATATCTGGCCGAGTTGATGCTCGAAAACGGATATGATGTTTATGGCTGTCTTGCCCCCGGCGAAAAGAAAGATAATATCCGGCATTTATCCGGCCGGGTAAAGCTGGACCGTTTTGATATTCTCAGAGCGGATAAGGTCGGTCGGTTTGTTTCATCCGTCGCGCCGGATTATATTTTTCATCTGGCCGCTGTTTCCTCGGTTGGTCAATCTTTCACTCGCGAGCGGCTGACCTATGATGTTAATTTTATGGGAACGCTTAATGTCTTCGAAGCTGCTTTAAAGCTCGGAAGTAAGCTTAAAAAGGTTGTTTTCACCAGTTCCGCCGATGTCTACGGCAGGTTTTCCCCGGTTAATAAGACCCTTAAAGAAACCCAGGCGATCAACCCTAATTCCCCTTATGGCATTTCCAAGGCGGCGGCGGAATACCTGGCCCGCTATTATGCCGGTCATCATAATTTACCGGTAGTCATTTCCCGGTCCTTCAATCATACCGGCCCCAGGCACAGCGAAACCTTTGTCGTGCCGTCGTTTTGCCGTCAAATCGCCGCGATTGAGCAAGGCGCGGCAAGACCGGTGATGCTGGTTGGCGATCTTTCAGCCAAACGGGACCTGTCCGACATCCGTGATATAGTCAACGGATACCTTTTGATGGCCGTAAAAGGGGTTCCGGGAGAGATATACCAGCTATGCTCCGGACGAACGGTGTCGATTAAAACCGTGCTTGACAAACTTCTAAAAATGGCCGAGGTTCGTATTAAGGTGGAGGTTGATAAAAGCCGATTAAGAAAGTCAGATATTCCTGTCTTGAAGGGAGATAATGCCAAGGCAAGAAAAAATCTTGGCTGGACCATACGATATAAATTAGAGGATACACTAGAAGATGCACTTCAATACTGGAGACAGCAATTGAGTGCGAAACCTTTTCAGAGTTGA
- a CDS encoding endonuclease V: MRLEKPRLITAVDTAFNSKVNRLYAAAVTLTYPDMKNHERAVAQCEADFQYIPALLAFREGPVILKALSRLQTKPDVIIYPGHGLAHPRGLGLASHLGLITDIPSIGCARRCLVGDYRTPPQEKGGCTSLFVSDVEAGFVYRTKSNVKPMFISPGHKCTIRDALDIIVGCLTEYRMPEPLRLAHLFANKYKQSAEKKMGQNNAMAGKNAG, translated from the coding sequence ATGCGCCTTGAAAAACCTCGATTGATCACGGCCGTCGATACCGCTTTTAACAGCAAAGTCAACCGTCTTTATGCGGCTGCGGTGACTTTAACATATCCGGATATGAAGAACCATGAAAGAGCCGTGGCGCAATGCGAAGCCGACTTTCAATATATTCCGGCCCTGCTGGCCTTTCGCGAAGGGCCGGTCATTCTGAAAGCCCTCAGCCGATTGCAGACAAAGCCGGACGTCATCATTTATCCCGGCCACGGGCTGGCCCATCCGCGCGGTCTGGGACTGGCCTCCCATCTGGGATTAATCACCGATATTCCATCAATCGGCTGTGCCCGAAGATGTCTTGTCGGCGATTACCGAACGCCGCCCCAGGAGAAGGGAGGATGCACTTCTTTGTTTGTCTCCGATGTAGAAGCAGGTTTTGTGTATCGGACAAAATCGAACGTAAAACCGATGTTTATCTCACCGGGACACAAATGCACGATTCGCGATGCTCTTGATATTATCGTGGGTTGCCTGACAGAGTACCGGATGCCCGAGCCGCTTCGACTGGCCCACCTCTTTGCCAACAAATATAAGCAATCCGCTGAAAAAAAGATGGGGCAGAACAATGCTATGGCCGGCAAAAACGCCGGTTGA
- a CDS encoding UDP-N-acetyl-D-glucosamine dehydrogenase, with the protein MTNDLIKKIKNREAVIGIVGLGYVGLPLAVEFAEAGFTVYGYDISKSKVKLISAGKSDIDDVPDKVVEKLVKSGNLVATDDPRLMKKVDTMSICVPTPLSKTKDPDVSYILSAVEMIKQILHKDMLIILESTTYPGTTEDMIKPLLEDSGFKMGKDIFLAFSPERVDPGNTKFMTGNTPRVVGGITPRCTKIAKVFYEQIINTVIPMSSTKAAEMVKLLENTFRSVNIGLVNEVALMCDRLGLNVWEIIDAAATKPFGFMPFYPGPGLGGHCIPIDPHYLSWKLKSLNYYARFIELAGDINSHMPEYVVERVRKLLNHYGKSVKGSNILILGVAYKKDIKDMRESPALDVMKLLEKDGAKLHYNDPHVPEIRWNEGSHRSVKLTAGLLNKADLVIILTNHTSYNYHWIVENSKLIFDSRNAAQMVKSGRNKITTL; encoded by the coding sequence ATGACCAATGACCTGATTAAGAAAATTAAAAACCGTGAAGCCGTAATCGGAATCGTCGGTCTCGGATATGTCGGGCTGCCGCTGGCGGTCGAATTTGCCGAAGCCGGATTTACCGTTTATGGATATGACATCTCAAAAAGCAAGGTTAAGCTGATCAGTGCGGGGAAGTCCGATATTGATGATGTCCCGGATAAAGTCGTCGAGAAGCTGGTCAAATCGGGAAATCTTGTCGCTACCGATGATCCCAGGCTAATGAAAAAAGTCGATACGATGTCGATTTGCGTTCCGACGCCTCTCTCGAAGACCAAGGACCCCGATGTCAGTTATATTCTGTCGGCAGTCGAGATGATCAAGCAGATACTTCACAAGGATATGCTTATCATACTGGAATCAACCACTTATCCCGGCACCACCGAAGATATGATCAAACCGCTGCTGGAAGATTCGGGTTTCAAGATGGGCAAGGACATTTTCCTGGCTTTCTCGCCCGAGCGCGTCGATCCCGGCAATACCAAGTTCATGACCGGCAATACACCTCGTGTCGTCGGCGGCATCACGCCCCGTTGCACCAAAATTGCCAAAGTGTTTTATGAGCAGATCATAAATACGGTCATACCGATGTCATCGACCAAGGCCGCCGAGATGGTCAAGCTTCTCGAAAATACTTTCCGCTCGGTTAATATCGGCCTGGTTAATGAAGTGGCACTGATGTGCGATCGTCTCGGCTTGAATGTCTGGGAAATCATCGATGCCGCGGCCACCAAACCGTTCGGGTTTATGCCTTTTTACCCCGGCCCCGGATTGGGCGGACACTGCATCCCGATCGATCCGCATTATCTCTCATGGAAATTGAAAAGCCTTAACTATTACGCCCGTTTTATCGAACTGGCCGGCGATATTAACTCGCATATGCCCGAGTATGTGGTTGAGAGGGTCAGAAAACTTCTTAATCATTACGGCAAGTCAGTGAAGGGTTCGAATATTTTGATCCTTGGTGTCGCCTATAAAAAAGATATCAAAGACATGCGTGAATCACCGGCGCTGGATGTCATGAAGCTTCTGGAAAAAGACGGTGCCAAACTTCATTACAATGATCCGCATGTGCCGGAAATCAGATGGAACGAGGGGTCTCATCGTTCCGTCAAATTGACCGCCGGGCTTCTGAATAAAGCCGACCTGGTTATCATTCTGACCAATCATACCAGCTACAATTATCACTGGATTGTCGAGAACTCAAAACTTATTTTTGACTCCCGAAATGCCGCCCAAATGGTCAAATCGGGCCGGAATAAAATCACCACCTTATAA
- a CDS encoding amidohydrolase codes for MKPLILLKYVTGKMIISIEEIKRLAEEIYPFQVNLRRHLHQHPELSNMEFETTKFIKEQLKKSGIDIKPLKMRTGTVGLINHRMKNAVAIRSDIDALPITEAVKLPFRSGTVGVMHACGHDVHMATVLGAAVILNRFRKQLPGCIKFIFQPAEESPPGGAEMMIKEGVLSKPEVKMIFSLHTDPTLPVGRITLRDGASMASVTDFDITVIGVGGHGAVPHRAVDAIAVAAEIVESVQKIISRDISPMNPAVITLGTINGGTARNIIADRVVLSGTARTLDAEVRKLIPRLIKRTLDGICRARGAKYEFSILAGYPVLENNPAANKILGESYAALFGKKYVGETPQTMGGEDYSFYLQKVPGAMFRLGVRNDKIHANKPWHSPEFIADERSIYYGTALLIHAVLSYWDG; via the coding sequence TTGAAACCGTTAATCCTCTTGAAATATGTCACCGGTAAAATGATTATTTCCATCGAAGAAATCAAACGCCTGGCCGAAGAGATTTATCCTTTTCAGGTGAATTTAAGGCGTCACCTGCACCAGCATCCCGAATTATCAAACATGGAATTCGAGACGACCAAATTTATCAAGGAACAGTTGAAAAAATCCGGGATCGATATCAAACCTCTGAAGATGAGGACCGGAACGGTCGGCCTGATAAATCACCGGATGAAGAATGCGGTTGCCATCCGATCCGATATCGACGCCCTGCCGATCACGGAAGCGGTGAAGCTTCCTTTTCGATCAGGAACCGTTGGCGTCATGCATGCCTGCGGACATGATGTTCATATGGCGACCGTGCTGGGCGCTGCGGTCATCTTGAACCGATTCCGAAAACAGTTGCCGGGATGCATCAAGTTTATTTTTCAGCCGGCCGAGGAATCTCCTCCGGGCGGGGCCGAGATGATGATAAAAGAGGGTGTTCTGAGTAAACCGGAGGTGAAAATGATATTTTCGCTTCACACCGATCCGACCCTGCCGGTCGGACGGATTACTCTGCGTGACGGCGCTTCCATGGCTTCGGTGACCGATTTCGATATCACCGTAATCGGTGTTGGAGGGCATGGGGCGGTTCCGCATCGTGCGGTCGATGCTATCGCTGTTGCCGCCGAAATCGTGGAATCGGTCCAGAAAATCATATCCCGCGACATCAGCCCGATGAATCCGGCCGTAATTACTTTGGGTACAATTAACGGCGGGACGGCCAGAAATATCATCGCCGACAGGGTCGTTCTGAGCGGCACCGCCCGAACCCTTGATGCCGAAGTCAGAAAACTCATCCCCCGCCTGATAAAGCGGACCCTGGATGGCATCTGTCGGGCGCGCGGCGCCAAATATGAGTTTTCCATCCTGGCCGGGTACCCGGTGCTCGAAAATAATCCTGCCGCCAACAAGATTCTTGGGGAATCCTATGCGGCGCTTTTCGGTAAAAAGTATGTGGGAGAGACGCCGCAGACCATGGGCGGCGAGGATTATTCTTTCTATCTGCAAAAGGTGCCCGGCGCCATGTTTCGGCTGGGTGTCAGGAATGATAAAATACATGCCAACAAACCCTGGCATTCCCCCGAATTTATTGCAGACGAAAGAAGTATATATTACGGAACAGCTCTTTTGATTCATGCTGTTCTGAGTTATTGGGATGGCTGA
- a CDS encoding carbon starvation protein A, whose product MNILYLFLLALICFILGYRFYARFIASRLGEDPGRKTPAVERNDGVDYVPTRTAVLFAHHYATIAGAGPIIGPTLGILYGVGPAWLWIVIGGIFFGAVHDFSALFASIRENGSSMAEIARKALGESGFLMFIIFTSIMLLLVTSAFLSLTAVSLTSIWPIDKLGLDHSQTLLKTKMVDGGEMGIIGGIASTSVIIITAMAPLLGFLIFRKSLKTSLAFALAMLVCIVSIYVGFIIPVQLPGLAWMIILSIYVLFAAGLPVWVILQPRDFINVQILYAGLGVIMLAVIIGGFNGLSTRMPMFNLSAGNQHMGPVWPILFIIIACGAISGFHALVAGGTSSKQLARESDARKVGFGAMILESILAILVVLAIASSLKMPDYMAIAWPTGGAGNPVLAFALSIGHLVNFALGIPTAMGAIIGILMVEGFVVTTLDSAVRLNRYIFEEFWARLFTTVPPIFRKFWFNSGLAVILMFVLAVSNGYKLIWPVFGASNQLLAALTLIAVTVWLNMSGRKSWFTLVPAVIMVVTTIAALIYYLFEHYIPAFNVILIITDIILLILSIGVIIQSVRKTILSPQFRKAPRISS is encoded by the coding sequence GTGAATATACTTTACCTGTTTTTGCTTGCGCTGATCTGCTTCATCCTTGGATACCGCTTTTATGCCCGTTTTATAGCTTCCCGACTGGGCGAAGATCCCGGCCGAAAAACACCGGCCGTGGAAAGGAACGACGGGGTCGATTATGTGCCGACCCGCACCGCGGTCCTTTTTGCGCACCATTATGCCACGATTGCCGGGGCCGGCCCGATTATCGGCCCGACTCTCGGAATATTGTATGGCGTCGGCCCGGCCTGGCTCTGGATCGTTATCGGCGGAATTTTTTTCGGAGCGGTTCATGATTTCAGCGCCCTTTTTGCCTCAATCAGAGAAAATGGAAGCTCGATGGCCGAAATCGCCCGCAAGGCTTTGGGAGAGAGCGGCTTTTTGATGTTTATTATCTTTACTTCGATCATGCTCCTATTAGTGACATCGGCTTTTCTATCGCTGACCGCGGTTTCGCTGACCTCGATTTGGCCGATCGACAAACTTGGATTGGACCACAGCCAGACTTTGCTGAAGACCAAAATGGTTGATGGCGGCGAAATGGGAATTATCGGCGGGATCGCATCAACCTCGGTCATTATTATCACCGCCATGGCGCCCTTGCTTGGATTTCTGATATTCAGGAAATCATTGAAAACATCTCTGGCTTTTGCCCTGGCCATGTTAGTCTGCATCGTCTCGATATATGTCGGTTTCATCATTCCAGTGCAGTTGCCGGGTCTGGCATGGATGATTATACTCTCGATATATGTTTTGTTCGCGGCCGGGCTGCCGGTCTGGGTAATTCTGCAGCCGCGCGATTTTATCAATGTGCAAATTCTTTATGCCGGTCTGGGAGTAATAATGCTGGCCGTTATTATCGGCGGCTTTAACGGCCTGAGTACACGGATGCCGATGTTCAATCTTTCCGCCGGGAATCAGCATATGGGGCCGGTCTGGCCGATTCTGTTTATCATCATTGCCTGCGGTGCCATCTCGGGCTTCCACGCCCTGGTCGCGGGCGGGACCTCCTCCAAGCAGCTGGCTCGCGAAAGCGATGCCCGCAAGGTCGGTTTCGGCGCCATGATTCTGGAATCGATCCTGGCCATTCTGGTGGTCCTGGCTATTGCCTCCTCGTTAAAAATGCCGGACTATATGGCCATTGCCTGGCCGACCGGGGGAGCGGGAAATCCGGTCCTGGCCTTTGCGCTGTCGATCGGCCATCTGGTCAACTTCGCGCTGGGCATCCCGACCGCCATGGGCGCTATCATCGGGATTTTGATGGTCGAAGGGTTTGTCGTCACAACCCTTGATTCGGCGGTGCGGCTGAATCGATACATATTCGAGGAATTCTGGGCGCGTCTTTTCACGACCGTTCCTCCTATCTTCAGGAAATTCTGGTTCAATTCCGGGCTGGCCGTGATCCTTATGTTCGTTCTGGCCGTCAGCAATGGTTACAAACTTATCTGGCCGGTTTTCGGCGCCAGCAATCAATTGCTTGCCGCTCTGACACTTATTGCCGTGACGGTCTGGCTCAATATGTCAGGACGAAAGAGCTGGTTTACCCTGGTGCCGGCGGTTATAATGGTTGTAACCACAATAGCTGCATTGATATATTATCTATTTGAACATTATATTCCCGCTTTTAATGTGATCTTGATAATTACCGATATTATCCTCCTGATTTTGTCGATTGGCGTCATCATTCAATCGGTCAGGAAAACCATTCTTTCCCCGCAATTTCGCAAAGCTCCTCGAATTTCTTCATAA
- the tsaD gene encoding tRNA (adenosine(37)-N6)-threonylcarbamoyltransferase complex transferase subunit TsaD has protein sequence MITLGIETSCDETSVAVVRDFEQILSNIILSQLVHSGFGGVVPEIASREHLKAVVTVFEQALLKAGIGPKDIDLVAATYGPGLVGALLVGLNFGKGLAFGYGKPFVAVNHLEGHIAANFIIHKDLPERHLTLIISGGHTSLVLVDGFGNYKLLGQTKDDAVGEAYDKVAKLLGLGYPGGAEIDRLGKIGNRKYFRFPRGVIKEESFDFSYSGLKTAVALHIGKLTQEELEEHRADIAASFQEAALEVLMVKTVRAAEEYKVGAVTLSGGVASNSRLKELMQAKLAKPGIRFYFPPPELCTDNAAMIAAAGYMRYRLDGPSKLDINAVPYLKLV, from the coding sequence ATGATTACGCTTGGCATTGAAACATCCTGCGACGAGACCTCGGTCGCCGTCGTCAGGGATTTTGAACAGATATTATCCAATATAATTCTGAGTCAGTTGGTTCATTCCGGGTTCGGCGGAGTCGTTCCCGAGATTGCCAGCCGTGAACACCTCAAGGCGGTCGTGACTGTTTTTGAGCAGGCTTTGCTGAAGGCGGGCATCGGGCCGAAAGATATCGACCTGGTCGCCGCCACCTATGGGCCGGGCCTCGTCGGGGCGCTTCTGGTCGGCCTGAACTTCGGAAAAGGGCTGGCTTTTGGCTACGGCAAGCCGTTTGTGGCGGTGAATCATCTCGAAGGACATATCGCGGCCAATTTTATTATCCATAAGGACCTGCCCGAGCGCCATCTGACCCTGATTATTTCCGGCGGACATACTTCGCTGGTGCTGGTGGACGGTTTCGGAAATTACAAATTGCTCGGGCAGACCAAAGATGACGCTGTCGGCGAAGCTTACGATAAAGTCGCCAAGCTGCTTGGCCTCGGTTATCCGGGCGGAGCCGAAATCGATCGCCTGGGTAAGATCGGCAACCGAAAATATTTCCGCTTTCCGCGCGGTGTCATCAAGGAAGAAAGTTTCGATTTTTCATATTCCGGCCTCAAAACCGCTGTGGCGCTGCATATTGGAAAACTCACTCAGGAAGAGCTGGAAGAACATCGGGCCGATATCGCGGCCTCGTTCCAGGAAGCCGCTCTGGAGGTCCTGATGGTCAAGACTGTCCGGGCGGCGGAAGAATACAAAGTCGGGGCGGTGACTCTTTCCGGCGGGGTGGCTTCAAACAGCCGTCTTAAAGAGCTGATGCAGGCGAAACTGGCCAAACCGGGCATCCGGTTCTATTTCCCGCCGCCGGAACTGTGCACCGACAACGCCGCTATGATTGCGGCGGCCGGCTATATGCGTTACCGGCTCGATGGCCCCTCGAAACTCGACATCAACGCCGTCCCGTATTTGAAGTTAGTCTAA
- the gmd gene encoding GDP-mannose 4,6-dehydratase, with protein sequence MRALITGITGQDGSYLTELLLEKGYDVYGMVRRSSTETFERIDHLRDKIHLIQADLLDQLSIVHIIEETKPDEIYNLAAQSFVPTSWNQPLLTGDFNALGVTRMLEAIRLLNKKIHFYQASSSEMFGKVREVPQTELTPFYPRSPYGVAKVYGHFITVNYRESYGIPATSGILFNHESPRRGLEFVTRKITDGAARIKLGLADKLALGNLDAERDWGFAGDYVRAMWLMLQQDKSQDYVIATGRSHSVKSFVETAFGAVDLDYHDYVVIDPRFVRPAEVDHLLGNPAKAKKDLGWEPKVSFEGLVKMMVEADLERLREKKK encoded by the coding sequence ATGCGGGCTTTAATTACCGGAATTACCGGGCAGGACGGTTCCTATCTGACCGAACTGCTTCTGGAAAAAGGTTATGACGTCTATGGCATGGTCAGGCGTTCATCGACCGAAACCTTCGAGCGTATCGATCATCTTCGCGACAAAATTCATCTGATTCAGGCCGATTTGCTGGATCAGCTTTCGATTGTTCATATAATCGAAGAAACAAAACCGGATGAGATTTACAATCTGGCGGCGCAGTCATTTGTGCCGACTTCATGGAATCAGCCGCTTCTGACCGGCGATTTCAATGCCCTTGGGGTGACGAGGATGCTCGAAGCGATTCGCCTTCTGAACAAGAAAATCCATTTTTACCAGGCATCTTCGTCGGAGATGTTCGGCAAGGTGAGAGAAGTGCCGCAAACCGAGTTGACGCCGTTTTATCCGCGCTCGCCGTATGGTGTGGCCAAAGTGTACGGGCATTTTATCACGGTAAACTACCGTGAGAGCTATGGCATCCCGGCCACATCCGGAATTCTTTTCAACCATGAGTCGCCCCGGCGCGGTCTGGAATTTGTCACCCGCAAAATAACCGATGGGGCCGCCCGGATAAAACTCGGCCTGGCCGACAAACTGGCCCTGGGCAATCTTGATGCCGAACGCGACTGGGGTTTTGCCGGCGACTATGTCCGGGCCATGTGGCTGATGCTTCAGCAGGATAAGTCGCAGGATTATGTTATCGCCACCGGTCGGAGCCATTCGGTCAAGAGTTTTGTGGAAACCGCTTTTGGTGCTGTCGATCTGGATTATCATGATTATGTCGTCATCGATCCCCGGTTTGTCCGTCCGGCGGAGGTGGACCATTTGCTTGGTAATCCCGCTAAGGCCAAAAAAGACCTTGGTTGGGAGCCGAAAGTCAGCTTTGAAGGATTGGTGAAAATGATGGTCGAGGCTGATCTGGAAAGACTTCGTGAAAAGAAAAAATAA